A region of the Myxococcaceae bacterium JPH2 genome:
AGGCCGCGGGCGGCTTCGTTCCCGTCGCGCCCTGCGAGGACGCGGAGTCGTCGGAGCGAGCCTCAGGGGTTGCAGTGGCCACCGGCTTCGCGGCCGAGGCCTCCGCACCTTGAGCGACCGGCGCCGCTGTCGCGACCGGGGCCTCGACCGATGCGGCCACCGGCTTCGGCACGGCCCCCTCGGGAGCGGACTCAGGCGCCAGGGTGCGCACGGCGTCCACCGCGCCCGCGGCGGTCGCGAGCGCATCCGCGGCGGTCGCCAGGGCCTCGGCGGCGCGCGACTTCGCGTCGTGCTTGCTCGTGGCGCTCGTGCCGGACACCCGCTCGCTGACGCCCACGGTGCGGTCGTACTCGACGCGCAGGTCCGGGTCCGTGAGGAACTCCATCGCCTCCGTCAGTCGCTCGCGCAGGGCTTCCAACTGCCCAGGGTCCGCGAGCGCATACACGGCAATCGAGTCGGGCGCGTACATCTCCATCTGCCGCTGGTACGCGGCACGGATGTCCGCCTCGGACGCGTTGGCGGGGACCTCCAGGAGTTCGTAGTAGCTCTGCTGCTCGAAAGGCTTCATGGGGTGGAAGGACCGGAAGGAAGACCGTCGATGGCGAGGATACGCGCGGCGAGGCGCTGGAGTCCCTGGGAAGCCAGCGACTCAGGGCGCTCCATCAGCACGGGCCGCCGCTTGCGCACGGCGCGCCACGCTTCATCGTCGTACCGGATGGCACCGAGGTCGTCCATGTCGATGCCAAAGAACTTCTTCCAGGCCGAGACCATCGCGGCGCCCACCTTCAGGTCCGCGTCCGTCCGAGCCTGGTTCACCACCAGACGGACATGGAACTGCCCCAGCTCCAAGGCCAGCCGATCCGCTTTCGCCTCATCCCGCTTGCGCACCTGAGCCACCACGTCGTGGAGGGTGCGCAGCGCCCCCTCGCGGGTGGACATGGCGCGCTCCACCACATCCTCGATGCCGTACTGCGCCTCCACCTGCTGGAGCTTCCGGAAGAAGGCCGCCTTGACGAAGCGGTAGGCGTTCTCGACGGAGGTGGGCTCGGGCAGCACCACCAGCACGCCGTGATCCGCGAGCAGGAAGAAGTCGAGCGTGTTGAAGCTGGTGCCCGCGCCCAGGTCGAGGATGAGGTAGTCCACCGACTGCTGGGCCAGCAGCGTGCGCAGCAGCTTCTGCTTCTGCGCGTACTTGAGGTTGGCCGCGTCCAGCGAGTCCTGCGCGCCCGCGATGAGGTCGAGCCCCGGCACGCCCGTGGGCACCATCACCTCTTCCAGCTTCGCCTTGCCCTTGCGCAGGAAGTCCGAGAGCGTCACCTCGGGCTGCCCCACGCCCAGACAAGTGTGCAGGTTGGCGCCGCCCAGGTCCGCGTCCACCAGCAGCACGCGCTTGCCGGACTGCGCCAGCGCCACGCCCAGGTTGGCGGACACCATCGACTTGCCAATGCCGCCCTTGCCGCCTCCCACGGCGATGATGCGTCGCGAGTGGCCCCCCAGCCCTGGCGATCCGGCGACCATCGATTCGTTCTCCACGGTGCCCGAGGAACGGGCCTCCGCGCCCAGCAAGGGGGGGCGGATGGACTCGGGTGGCAGGCGCGGCGGTGGCACGGGCTTCAAGCGACTTCGCATCAAAGCCCGTCCTACCGCCCGAGTCGAATCCTCGCCAATTGGCGACCCCGTGCCCAGGAGGTTCCCGGGCGGCGCAGGGCCTGTGCCCCTCGCATGCCTGCCCGGGTGGCAAGCTGGAAACCCCTACCTGGCGGGATTCAGCGCGCTACTCGTCGAGCAGCTCGACGTTCCAGTACGACGCGTCGGCCAGATGCAGGAACGGCAGCCACTCGCGATAGGTGACCTTGCGGAGCGCGCCTCGGAACAGCGGCGTCCAGCGCGGGCGGACGGGCTTCTTCAGCAGCTTCATGCCTGCCTGCTCGGGCGTGCGGCCCCCCTTGCGCAGGTTGCACGGCACGCACGAGCACACGACGTTCTCCCACGTCGTCTTGCCGCCCTGCGCGCGCGGATTCACATGATCCAGGTTGAGTTCGGCGCGCGGGAGCTGCTTGCCGCAGTACTGACAGGTGTCGTTGTCTCGGGCGTAGATGTTCAGCCGCGAGAAGCGGACTCGGTTGCGCGGGAGATGGTCGTACGCGCTGAGCACGAGCACGCGCGGGATGCGGATGGTCCGCTCGATGGTGGTGATGCAGTCCTGCGTCGCGCTCAGCGCCGCCCAGTCATCGAACTCATAGAGTCGGTACTGCGAGTCGATGGCCTTGGCCACGCCGAGATACAGCAGCGAGAACGCTCGCTTCACCGACGTGACATGTACCGGTTGGTAGTACCGATTCAAGACAAGGACGGCGCTGTTGATCATGGCTTGCCTTATGGACTGACGGCCGCCATCGCCTGCGCGACCGAGCTGAGCTCCTCCTCCGCGAGACACCGGACATCGAGAACGACCTCGTCATCCGCGATTCTTGCAATAACCGGCACCTCGGCGCCGCGCAGGCGTTCGAGGAATACTTCCGGCTCCTGAACGGTGAGGATGCAAGCGAAGGAAGGCAATCTGGCCAGCGGCAGGGCGCCACCGCCCACCTGTCCCACCACCTCCCCCATCCGAGCGCGCACGCCCCGCTCTCCCAACAGCGACAGGAGCCGCTCGGCCCGCGCGCGCAGCGCCTCGGGCGACTGGGCGAGCAAGCGGTAGGCGGGGACAGCCTCCGGTCTCCCGTCCCGGTAAAGCTCCAGCGTGGCCTCCAGCGCGGCCACCGTCATCTTGTCCACACGCAGGGCGCGCGTGAGCGGATGGGATTTGATGCGCGCCAGCAGGTCCGCGCGGCCCACGATGATTCCCGCCTGTGGCCCGCCCAACAGCTTGTCTCCCGAGAACGCCACCACGTCCGCGCCGTCCGCCACCGCCCGCGGCACCGTCAGCTCACCCGAGATCCCCTCCCCTGGCAGCGACACGAGCGCGCCCGAGCCCAGGTCGAGGAAGACAGGCACCCCACGAGGACGCCCCACCGCCGCGAGCGCGGGCAGCTCGGTGGACTCGGTGAAGCCCACCACCGCGAAGTTGGAGCGGTGCACCTTCACGAGCAGCCCCGTGTCGGGGCTCACCGCCGCCTCGTAGTCCGCGCGGCGCGTGCGGTTCGTGGTGCCCACCTCCACCAGCTTCGCCCCGGATTGCCGCATGACATCCGGCACTCGGAACCCGCCGCCAATCTCCACCAGCTCGCCGCGAGAGACGACGCACTCGCGCCCCGCCGCCAGCGAGGCCAGCACCAGCAGCACCGCCCCCGCGCAGTTGTTGACCACGAGCGCGTCCTGCGCCCCCGTCAGGCCACACAACAGGTCGACCACGGGCGCGTAGCGGCTGCCGCGCTCGCCTTCATCCAGGTCGTATTCGAGGTTGGAGTAGCCCTGCGCCACGTGCGCCACGCGAGCCACCGCCTCCGGCGCGAGTGGGGCACGCCCCAGGTTGGTGTGCAGCACCACACCCGTCGCGTTGAGCACCGGCCGCAGTCGAGGCGTCGCCAGCGTGGCGAGCGCCGCGTCCAGGTCCTCGTCCTCGAAGGGCTTGGGCTCGCCGCGCAGCAAGCGCGCTCGCACGCGCTCCACGGCGAGCCGCGCCGCCGCCACGATTCGGCCCCGGGGCAATCCCATCAACCGGGGCGCCAGGGAGGGCCGCCGCAGCAGCAGCTCGATGGACGGGAGCGCGCGCAAAAGCGCGTTCTTCTCACCGTCCTGCTTGTTCGACGGAGCGCCCATGCGGGCGACTCTACCCTCTCGCCTCGCCAGCGGTAAGGGCGCGAGGCGTCACCCGCTTGTCACCCGCCACACACTTAACGCGAAGCGCTGGGCAGCAACGGCAGGTGAGGCGCGTGCCCGTAGAGGAGCTGGTACGTGTTGTACGAACGCAGCACGCGCTTGATGTAGCCGCGCGTCTCCGCGATGGGGATCTCCTCCACCCAGGCGTCCAGGGGCTGCCCCGGCTTGTCGGAGCGCCACCGGTTCACCGCCGCGGCTCCGGCGTTGTAGCTGCCCACCGCGTAGGGGGTGTTGCCCTTGAACTGCTTCACCAGCGTCCCCAGGTAGTGCGCCCCCAGGCGGATGTTGAGGTCGGGCTGGAGCAGCGAGTCCACGTGGAAGCGCTTGATGTTGAGCTGGTGGGCCACGGCCTTCGCGGTGGACGGCATGAGCTGCGTGAGCCCCAGCGCGCCCGCCCATGACAGGGCCTTGGGATCCAACGCGCTCTCCTCGCGCATCAGGGCCTGGAGGAGATCCGGCTCCACGCCCGCGGGCGCCGTGTGCTTCTCGATGAGGTCGCGGTACGCGTTGGGATAGGCCACCTCCCACACGGGTCGGGTCTGCGCGGTGATGCGCCCCGTCAGGTCCCGACGCAGGGCCAGCCGCGCCACCGCGTGCGCCGAGCGCTCATCACCCGACAGCGCCATCACCAGCACCAGCAGCCGCATCGCCTCCGCGGGCTGGCCGGCGCGGTTGACCAGCAGCAGCTCGGACGCCACCGAGTCGGTGAAGCCCAGCCGCAGCAACTCCACGCCCGCCTTGAAGTGCGGATCCTCGCCCATGGGGCCCGCGAAGAGCGGCCAGGGGCTGGCGGACTCGGGGACGTTGAAGATGTCGGGCGAGATGCGCTCCAGGCGCTTCGGATCCATCGTCGCGAGCTGCGAGCGGGCCATCAGCCCGTAGTACGTCGCGGGGTGCTCCACGGCGAGCTGCTCCATCAGCTCCACCGCGCCCTGGATGTTCCCGCGCTCCTGCAGCGTCCGCGCACGCCAGTAGCGCGCGCGCTCCACGTCGTAGGACTCGTCCGCGTTGCCGAACTGCGCCTCGATGCGATCCAGGAACGCGACGCCACCGTCCTCCGCGCCCGACGTCCGGGCGATCCAGAACGCCTTGAAGAGCGCCTCGCCCAGGAAGTCGCCCCGGGGATACAGCCGCGCCAGCTCGTCCAGGCGCGCCATCGCCTCCTTGGGCCGCGACGTCTTCACGTACAGGTCGGCGGCGTAGAAGAGCGCGTCGTCCGCGAACGAGTGGTCGGGGAACTCACGCGCCAGCCGCTCGTAGGTCTCCGTTCCACGCGACTGGTCCACGATGGAGCGCGACGAGCCCAGCACATACAACGCACGCGCCAGCAGGTC
Encoded here:
- a CDS encoding P-loop NTPase; the protein is MRSRLKPVPPPRLPPESIRPPLLGAEARSSGTVENESMVAGSPGLGGHSRRIIAVGGGKGGIGKSMVSANLGVALAQSGKRVLLVDADLGGANLHTCLGVGQPEVTLSDFLRKGKAKLEEVMVPTGVPGLDLIAGAQDSLDAANLKYAQKQKLLRTLLAQQSVDYLILDLGAGTSFNTLDFFLLADHGVLVVLPEPTSVENAYRFVKAAFFRKLQQVEAQYGIEDVVERAMSTREGALRTLHDVVAQVRKRDEAKADRLALELGQFHVRLVVNQARTDADLKVGAAMVSAWKKFFGIDMDDLGAIRYDDEAWRAVRKRRPVLMERPESLASQGLQRLAARILAIDGLPSGPSTP
- a CDS encoding HNH endonuclease, with amino-acid sequence MINSAVLVLNRYYQPVHVTSVKRAFSLLYLGVAKAIDSQYRLYEFDDWAALSATQDCITTIERTIRIPRVLVLSAYDHLPRNRVRFSRLNIYARDNDTCQYCGKQLPRAELNLDHVNPRAQGGKTTWENVVCSCVPCNLRKGGRTPEQAGMKLLKKPVRPRWTPLFRGALRKVTYREWLPFLHLADASYWNVELLDE
- the selA gene encoding L-seryl-tRNA(Sec) selenium transferase produces the protein MGAPSNKQDGEKNALLRALPSIELLLRRPSLAPRLMGLPRGRIVAAARLAVERVRARLLRGEPKPFEDEDLDAALATLATPRLRPVLNATGVVLHTNLGRAPLAPEAVARVAHVAQGYSNLEYDLDEGERGSRYAPVVDLLCGLTGAQDALVVNNCAGAVLLVLASLAAGRECVVSRGELVEIGGGFRVPDVMRQSGAKLVEVGTTNRTRRADYEAAVSPDTGLLVKVHRSNFAVVGFTESTELPALAAVGRPRGVPVFLDLGSGALVSLPGEGISGELTVPRAVADGADVVAFSGDKLLGGPQAGIIVGRADLLARIKSHPLTRALRVDKMTVAALEATLELYRDGRPEAVPAYRLLAQSPEALRARAERLLSLLGERGVRARMGEVVGQVGGGALPLARLPSFACILTVQEPEVFLERLRGAEVPVIARIADDEVVLDVRCLAEEELSSVAQAMAAVSP
- a CDS encoding transglycosylase SLT domain-containing protein; the protein is MKAFLQPLALLASAVLLSAQAPAPAVSSDPAAEVPALAPRPAPAPSSDTTPVDAEQAPTQRTASAPSEAQLSPPPDAEKAPLPLGFVEVLNPAFPGLAPPTPVVHRGRRYVLEDLSPYFGAGKKKDAKDAFDRGFYSKARALLEGEGNSVPVRYLRALSAVRAGDDKTAAAEMTALAADYPALKDRCLTHAGVALESQGRYADAAALLSQVGPESRLYVDARLGLARVLRKKKDLPGAMAALAPLTTRPGVGWGRNVGAEALIATADLAVEKKDRAAEREALWRLWATQPLSPLTKLAEKRLKGVPPPLEAKVARAEQFLELNRNKQGLTLLEPLLPQLKLPDALACRAHFAFGKGQRKERQHTRAIQVLTPVVEKCQDRDLLARALYVLGSSRSIVDQSRGTETYERLAREFPDHSFADDALFYAADLYVKTSRPKEAMARLDELARLYPRGDFLGEALFKAFWIARTSGAEDGGVAFLDRIEAQFGNADESYDVERARYWRARTLQERGNIQGAVELMEQLAVEHPATYYGLMARSQLATMDPKRLERISPDIFNVPESASPWPLFAGPMGEDPHFKAGVELLRLGFTDSVASELLLVNRAGQPAEAMRLLVLVMALSGDERSAHAVARLALRRDLTGRITAQTRPVWEVAYPNAYRDLIEKHTAPAGVEPDLLQALMREESALDPKALSWAGALGLTQLMPSTAKAVAHQLNIKRFHVDSLLQPDLNIRLGAHYLGTLVKQFKGNTPYAVGSYNAGAAAVNRWRSDKPGQPLDAWVEEIPIAETRGYIKRVLRSYNTYQLLYGHAPHLPLLPSASR